The genomic DNA ATGCCATCCTTTGAGACGGTCGAGATCAGCACTACCGGCAGTGGAAGCACATTCTCTCGCTGATTCGGTTGCAGTATCATATGATATTCACCTGGTTGGTATGAAAATGGTTCTCGCAAAGGTTTATTTTCATCCACATGGGTGACCTTGGGTCATGAGTGTTTTTTATTCAGATTTTACTTCGCAAATAATAGCTTGTTCAGCGGTATGGGTATGCCGTTTGCGATCCCTCTCTTAGTGTAATACAGATCGACCTTGCCATTATGCGCCCAGAAAGATTCAGGATAGTACAATGGCAACGAAGGCAACTGCTGCGAGTAGACCAGCTGAATCTCTTTTACAATCTGCTTTCGCCTGTCAGGGTTCATTTCAGCAACCTCTTGGTCCAGCAGATCGTTTAGCGTTTGGTTCACGATGTATCGATCGCTGCAAAATGTGTATCCCTCGCCTATTATGCGATTGAGTATCTCGGGATCTCCACCCATTCCGCCGTGGCCGCTGAGCGCGAGATCGAAGTTCCACTCGTTGACCGCGTTATCAAGTGTCTTCGAGTCGACGCTGCGCATGTTGACCTTTATGCCAGCCTCCTCCAGGTCGTTCTTTATGATCTCGCCCGCGCGCTCATTGCTCGATGTGACGAGAAGCTCCACCTCCAGTGTATTTCCATCCTTCTCGAAGAAATCTCCCTTCTTCACATACCCCATCTCCTTCAGCAGATCCCCGGCCTTCTCAGGATCATGCTCGTACTGCTCCACATCCGGGTTGCACCATTCGCTGTCAGGCGCGAATAGTCCGGGGCTCGCAGGAACGCCATATCCGCGCTGGGCTATCTCGACGAGCTTCTCTCTATCTATGGCGTATGCGAGAGCCTGCCTGAACCTCACATCGGAGAACGGCTCCTTCTTGTGGTTTATCATCAGCTTCGCGAGCCAGTCATGAGCGCCTTCGAGAACGACGAAGCTGCCCCTGAGCTCGTCAGCGACCTCTGGTGGAACTGCCGTGGCATCGACCTCGCCTCGCTTCAGCGCCGGCCCGGACATCTCTGAGCTCAGCTTTACAAACTTCAGCTGCTTAACCTTCGGAGCGCCCTGGTAGTAATCCTCGTTCGCCTCATACAGATATGTCCCCTGGGCCTTGTCGTAATCGACAAGCTTGAACGGTCCTGTGCCTGTAAGCGCCTTTGGATCCTGGAAATCCTCCGGGTTTGTCACATCGCTGTAGATGTGCTCTGGGAGAATCGGCAGAGTGCCAGCCACCTGGTCCAAAAACGGCGCGTAGGGCTTCGCCAGGTAGATCTTCACCGTGTGATCATCGATCTTCTCAGCCCTATCCACAATGCTGCTGTCGACCCACTGGTACGGATGATCTTTTATGTAGTTGATCGTGAATACAACGTCGTTTGCGGTGAATGGCTCACCGTCATGCCATTTCACGTTCGGATTCAGATTGAAGAGATACGCGTTCTCGCCCTCCAGATACTCCCAGCTCTCCGCGAGCGCAGGCACGAAGCCGTTCTGGTCCTTCCAGACCAGTGTATCGAAGATGAAACTCATCCGCACGTAACCCGGACCCCTGGAGTAGTGGAGGTACGGCGATGGGTACCCCCAGTCCCCGGTCGTGTCCGCTATCGTGTATACCGGTATCTCCTCTGCAACTGCCGGCAGAAGAAGCGATATCAGTATTGCAGTGCACAAAACGTCTTTCAATCCAGCCATGACTCACACATCCTTTCCTTTTCTCCGCACAACTTTCCTGCCTGGTTCATGCTCTTCTGGATCTTGGGGTGTCGGTGCACATAGGAGAGGAGGTTGGTGCTTGCATTCCCCGCTGCAAGCACCTCATGGCATCGCTCACTGCTATCAACCACCGTCTGCAGGTAAAAATGACGTCTCGTGGGCGTCATCAGAAGATAATCTTAATAAGTAATAAAGTTTTTCATTTCAGTATTACAGCAGATTGTGCGTTATGTGGGGTTTACAAGACACGATCATTCGCCAGCAACACTGAGACACGTTCCGCGATGCGTTCTCTGATCATCATGTCCACCTCGGAGGGGCAGACGTCCAGGTACTCTGCGAGCATCTCCTTCGCGGTCTTGAGCTCCATCAGCACGTGATGCGGGCAACGCTCACTGGCCGGGTCTCTCCGACCCGCTGGAACCGATCTGAAGAGTTCGTGCATGTATCCCTGTAGGAGCTCGCAGGAGATATACCCTTGCATGAAAATCATTATCCAGCGACATATTTTCAGTGGTTATGAGGAGAGTCTTGAGGACACACATATAATACAATTTTGTGCAAGGCTGCATTCAAGCATAAAAGGCAGTGTGCCGAAATTTGCTGTGATCTTGCAGACACATTCCACCCAGCTATCCCCGGAGAACGGTAAAGAGTGTGGTGATGTTCAGGCATACCCAGTACTCGCCACTGTGCACCTCTATCACATCGCCGATCTCGGCAGGTTTGCGCCCTGCAACTCTCTGTCACCGATGAGCACAGCATCTCACTGCCGCGTAGCAACTCACTCATTAAGTATATGAAGAACTTATGCTCTCCTCACATTCATGATCAGGATCTGGGTCATCTCTGTAGTGGTTATTCTCATTGTGACATCCACTGGCACATCCAGAAACTACATCGTCGACGATGATGGGTTTGCGGATTCGGATAGCATAGGTGACGCTGTCAAGGCTGCCTCAGATGGTGATATAATTTACGTGAAGCCCGGTGAGTACAGCGAGGAGGTTCAGGTGGACAAAACGCTGACAATAAAGCCGCTACTGGGAGAGAGAGGAGAGTGCGTACTGAAGGGCGATGACAGATCAGTGGGAATCAGGATCGCTGCAGAGGGATGCACGGTGGAGGGGCTCATTATCACCGGATACTCAGAGGCTGGGATCCTGCTCACATCGAGCGGGAACAGTATTAAGGGCAACACCCTCAGCGAGAACCGCGCTGGAGTCCTAATCGAGGGGGGAGGATCAAACAGGATAGAGAAGAACATGGTTTACAGCTCAACAGGTGGAATTGTTCTTTACAGGGGAGCAAGGGATAACTCTGTGATAGACAATGAGATCAGGAGCTGCAACTACTCGATAATCTCAAAGGAGGCATATTATAATATCATCGAGAAGAACAACATATCCAGCGCTGGAGAGGGGGTGCATCTGATCAACTCCACCGACACAGTGGTAGCTACGAACACAATCTTCGATGCGCTCAGTGGCATTGTGATCGAGGGGTCGAGCAGGATCAAGCTCTCCGGATGTACCGTGAATAATACCGGAACGGCGATAGCTCTCGGCGCGACGAGCAGCAGCACTGTAACCGATAACAGTATATCCTCATCAAACGATGGCATCGACCTGGTCGGAACGAGCTCCTGTCTCCTGGAGAGAAATTCGATCGAGAATGTGACAACCGGTCTGATGATAGTCGATTCATTCAACAACACCATCAGAGATAACGAGATCAGAGATGTTGAGCTGGGGCTGTTCGTC from Methanothrix thermoacetophila PT includes the following:
- a CDS encoding ABC transporter substrate-binding protein — its product is MAGLKDVLCTAILISLLLPAVAEEIPVYTIADTTGDWGYPSPYLHYSRGPGYVRMSFIFDTLVWKDQNGFVPALAESWEYLEGENAYLFNLNPNVKWHDGEPFTANDVVFTINYIKDHPYQWVDSSIVDRAEKIDDHTVKIYLAKPYAPFLDQVAGTLPILPEHIYSDVTNPEDFQDPKALTGTGPFKLVDYDKAQGTYLYEANEDYYQGAPKVKQLKFVKLSSEMSGPALKRGEVDATAVPPEVADELRGSFVVLEGAHDWLAKLMINHKKEPFSDVRFRQALAYAIDREKLVEIAQRGYGVPASPGLFAPDSEWCNPDVEQYEHDPEKAGDLLKEMGYVKKGDFFEKDGNTLEVELLVTSSNERAGEIIKNDLEEAGIKVNMRSVDSKTLDNAVNEWNFDLALSGHGGMGGDPEILNRIIGEGYTFCSDRYIVNQTLNDLLDQEVAEMNPDRRKQIVKEIQLVYSQQLPSLPLYYPESFWAHNGKVDLYYTKRGIANGIPIPLNKLLFAK